The Osmia bicornis bicornis chromosome 12, iOsmBic2.1, whole genome shotgun sequence genome includes a region encoding these proteins:
- the LOC114873961 gene encoding ras-related protein Rap-2a has translation MMKGRHQFRRRFSLQPSSLKEGQEDGTTKNVRNERLSESDSGGGKQTESSIRYKIVVMGAAKVGKSAIINQFLYNTFTPKYKRTVEEMHHGDFNVSGIHLTLNILDTSGSYEFPAMRDLSIKCADAFILVYDVHDANTFLEVKTLRSEILSKKGAVPIVIVGNKVDLIDSEQEVDSESTRELVTTKWNNGFVEVSAKENLNITQVFKELLTQAKMKYNLSPELRRRRRQSLPPPQHLNSRSSSAHVPSPAQLQHLQQIRERSESKRNSCILS, from the exons ATGATGAAAGGTCGGCACCAGTTTCGTCGCCGTTTCAGTCTACAACCGTCATCGCTGAAGGAGGGTCAGGAAGATGGTACGACGAAGAACGTTAG AAATGAAAGATTGTCGGAATCGGACAGCGGCGGCGGAAAACAAACGGAGAGTTCTATAAGATACAAAATCGTGGTGATGGGAGCAGCGAAGGTTGGGAAATCGGCCATTATCAATCAGTTTCTCTACAACACCTTCACTCCGAAATACAAACGAACCGTGGAGGAGATGCACCACGGCGATTTCAACGTATCCGGGATACATTTGACGCTAAACATCTTGGATACGTCGGGCTCGTACGAGTTCCCGGCTATGAGAGACCTTTCGATCAAATGCGCGGATGCTTTCATCCTCGTCTACGACGTTCACGACGCCAACACCTTTCTCGAGGTGAAGACTCTGAGATCCGAAATCCTCAGCAAGAAGGGTGCGGTGCCGATCGTAATCGTCGGCAATAAGGTCGATCTGATCGACTCCGAACAAGAG GTGGACAGCGAGAGCACCAGAGAACTAGTCACCACGAAATGGAACAACGGATTCGTGGAGGTGTCGGCAAAGGAGAACCTGAATATCACGCAGGTGTTCAAAGAATTGTTAACACAAGCAAAGATGAAATACAATTTGAGCCCGGAACTACGACGACGTCGCCGGCAATCGTTGCCACCACCGCAACATTTAAATTCCCGTAGCAGCAGCGCTCACGTTCCATCGCCAGCTCAATTGCAACATTTGCAACAGATTCGCGAGCGTTCCGAATCCAAGAGGAATTCCTGCATTCTCTCGTAA
- the LOC114873959 gene encoding uncharacterized protein LOC114873959: MCRPNFRVKLDLCKFYNDVRRYCWIFIDGTKMCNVSHMTEHIGKLLNIKEPFHLLLNKTEYLPPNEDIRIVKENETILVSPGSGLENEMEISTENTTQDMSSFMKEERNNSFQHKEIQTNCFSVNTTAVQTLSNEGAYKSQSEFSGFSTACYGKGDSEASSVIESKTTDTALMEDFNTENLYPKRKRVRHRKKKTKEVEQSTPQENENKPAKPRIIDSCPVSFGKHIRFDNVDSKDVKENKVIRTDTMNGCNVKQISPSHELANLLSLGKSSTPLTFSNTRVKEEPKVEHMSDVEPQVNASSENRNESVAVNEKAQNGKKDWLDKDFLKCPILTRKPELLDVIAFKMLKIGSDYTPQISDFIVGEVIFRNPLNTVYTFKVLKGLSEVQIPLGKFTIIQDKEERVMNDTFVVNYAQMMESRLISSGSPPVSMHSIK; the protein is encoded by the exons ATGTGCCGGCCAAATTTTCGCGTTAAACTTGATTTATGCAAGTTTTATAACGATGTACGACGTTACTGTTGGATTTTCATTGATGGTACAAAAATGTGCAATGTATCACATATGACAGAACACATTGGAAAATTATTGAACATCAAAGAACCGTTCCATTTGCTGTTAAATAAAACTGAGTACTTGCCACCTAACGAGGATATTCGTATtgttaaagaaaatgaaacgatatT GGTTTCTCCTGGATCTGgattggaaaatgaaatggaaatatcTACAGAGAATACAACACAAGATATGAGTAGTTttatgaaagaagaaagaaataattccTTTCAACATAAAGAAATTCAGACCAATTGTTTTTCAGTAAATACAACTGCAGTTCAAACTTTGTCAAATGAAGGTGCATACAAATCGCAAAGTG AGTTTTCAGGATTCAGTACAGCATGTTATGGGAAAGGAGATAGCGAAGCAAGCAGCGTGATCGAATCAAAAACTACTGACACAGCTCTGATGGAAGATTTTAATAcagaaaatttatatccaAAACGAAAACGTGTGAGGCATAGAAAGAAGAAGACAAAAGAAGTTGAGCAAAGTACCCcacaagaaaatgaaaataaaccaGCAAAGCCTAGAATTATTGATTCTTGTCCTGTTTCTTTTGGCAAGCACATTCGTTTTGATAATGTAGATAGCAAGGATGTTAAAGAAAACAAAGTAATTCGTACAGATACAATGAATGGGTGCAACGTTAAACAAATATCACCTTCTCATGAACTTGCAAACTTATTATCATTAGGAAAAAGTTCTACTCCACTAACCTTTAGTAACACCAGAGTGAAGGAGGAACCCAAGGTAGAGCACATGTCTGATGTAGAGCCTCAAGTTAACGCTTCCTCtgaaaatagaaatgaaaGTGTGGCTGTGAATGAAAAAGCGCAGAATGGTAAAAAAGATTGGTTAGACAAAGATTTTCTCAAGTGTCCAATTTTGACAAGAAAACCAGAACTTCTGGATGTTATAGCTTTTAAG ATGCTCAAAATAGGATCAGATTATACGCCACAAATATCAGACTTTATTGTAGGAGAAGTAATATTTCGGAATCCTCTAAATACAGTGTATACATTCAAAGTATTAA AAGGATTATCAGAAGTGCAAATACCGCTTGgaaaatttacaattataCAAGATAAAGAAGAACGTGTAATGAATGATACATTTGTAGTAAATTATGCTCAAATGATGGAATCTCGACTTATATCTAGTGGTAGTCCACCTGTTTCAATGCATTCTATTAagtaa